The following proteins come from a genomic window of Salvelinus sp. IW2-2015 unplaced genomic scaffold, ASM291031v2 Un_scaffold1587, whole genome shotgun sequence:
- the thrsp gene encoding mid1-interacting protein 1A yields the protein MQSAETNTKLNRGCLLLALRRYSAAVHNMEQTVLLPSLLRDVESDEEEDCFQDCHSAAGSSCKDLYDYYLMLKAVRNTVESGLVTLDDRKAKTQTYLAQNKTLEPMLEADPEALFHFHLRGLFSVMGNLTKKSQGVTTKYMDIIGIMN from the coding sequence ATGCAGTCTGCCGAGACCAACACCAAGCTGAACCGGGGTTGCCTGCTCCTGGCTCTGAGGCGCTACAGCGCTGCAGTTCACAACATGGAACAGACTGTCCTCCTCCCCAGCCTACTCAGAGATGTGGAGTCAGACGAAGAGGAAGACTGTTTCCAGGACTGTCACTCTGCAGCCGGAAGCTCCTGTAAAGACCTCTATGACTACTATCTGATGCTGAAGGCTGTCAGGAACACAGTGGAGAGTGGTCTGGTCACGCTGGATGACCGCAAGGCCAAGACCCAGACCTACCTGGcccagaataagaccctggagCCCATGCTGGAGGCTGACCCCGAGGCCTTGTTCCACTTCCACCTCAGAGGACTGTTCTCTGTCATGGGAAACCTCACCAAGAAGTCCCAGGGCGTCACGACCAAGTACATGGACATCATCGGAATAATGAATTAG